The following are encoded together in the Spartinivicinus poritis genome:
- a CDS encoding cereblon family protein: protein MYSSYLLLSPNILITSALPVIAEPEVKSQVDELVELLEQPASALLCKHCLNTITYEHERIEISGQHIHLKMNPAGFAFEFGCFCAAPGCNQYGQYHSEASWFAGCSWAISLCTCCQQHLGWHFRQNDDNSSFYGIVLDKLVMSNPPEVSG from the coding sequence ATGTATAGCAGCTACTTATTACTCAGCCCTAACATTTTGATTACAAGTGCCTTACCTGTTATCGCTGAGCCTGAAGTCAAGTCTCAGGTTGATGAGTTGGTTGAACTGCTTGAGCAACCGGCCTCTGCTCTCCTATGTAAACACTGCCTGAATACCATCACTTATGAACATGAACGCATTGAAATCAGCGGTCAGCATATCCACTTAAAAATGAACCCGGCAGGCTTTGCCTTTGAGTTTGGTTGTTTTTGTGCTGCACCTGGTTGTAATCAATATGGCCAATATCATTCAGAAGCCTCCTGGTTCGCTGGATGCAGTTGGGCCATTAGCCTGTGCACTTGTTGTCAGCAGCATTTAGGCTGGCACTTTCGACAAAATGATGACAATAGCAGCTTTTATGGAATTGTTCTTGATAAGCTGGTTATGTCAAACCCACCAGAAGTTTCCGGCTAA
- a CDS encoding substrate-binding periplasmic protein: protein MRKIGWIGLFLLTTLFSSYSSAREKITLSTLNWEPYIGQELENKGYVNEIVKAAFSEVGYDLEVLFFPWARALHVATLGHVDGLFPEYYDENRLTDFVFSDPFPGGPVGFYKRKDKNIKFSADPRKNLAEALKELRNYRFGVVRGYINTKEFDEADYLIKEEVINDDTNIKRLYKNRVQLIFIDKYVAQYIIAKRYPWYALELEFLDPPLEIKPLYIAFSKKAPDYQKKLALFNRGLKTIQTNKLMEEIMMKHGF, encoded by the coding sequence ATGCGTAAAATTGGCTGGATAGGATTATTTTTATTAACGACCCTTTTTTCTAGTTACTCATCAGCCCGAGAAAAAATCACCTTATCCACCCTTAATTGGGAACCTTACATCGGTCAAGAACTGGAAAACAAAGGCTATGTTAATGAAATTGTCAAAGCCGCTTTTTCAGAAGTGGGGTATGACTTAGAAGTTTTATTTTTTCCTTGGGCACGAGCATTACATGTTGCCACCCTTGGTCATGTTGATGGGTTATTTCCAGAGTATTACGATGAAAATCGACTCACTGATTTTGTATTTTCCGATCCATTTCCAGGGGGACCCGTTGGCTTTTATAAACGTAAAGACAAAAATATAAAATTTAGTGCAGACCCTCGCAAAAACCTTGCTGAAGCTCTCAAAGAGTTACGTAACTACCGATTTGGCGTGGTACGCGGTTACATCAATACCAAAGAGTTTGATGAAGCAGATTATTTAATAAAAGAAGAAGTAATCAATGACGATACTAATATAAAGCGTTTATATAAAAACCGAGTGCAACTTATTTTTATTGATAAATACGTTGCCCAATACATTATAGCCAAACGTTACCCATGGTATGCACTAGAACTGGAGTTTTTAGACCCTCCTTTAGAAATAAAACCTTTGTATATTGCTTTTTCTAAAAAAGCGCCTGACTACCAAAAAAAATTAGCGTTATTTAATCGTGGTCTTAAAACAATCCAAACAAATAAATTAATGGAAGAAATTATGATGAAACATGGATTTTAA
- a CDS encoding tRNA/rRNA methyltransferase, whose protein sequence is MSIDFILVEPKRPENVGAAARALKTMGFNGLRIVNSQAHLVPEAQWVAHGAKEILANVQHFNQLQEATADLDFTVATTVKKRSTKRHYYTPEEVKQLIEAKGTTVKSVGIVFGREESGLTSEEVQHCDIASSIPLANPQPSLNLGQSVMLYAYILSKVAVDHNLELSAPEGQMKALKAKLAQVFEYLAISSTAVEYRWAMERLGALAEKDIHFLHTFSSDILKQFDDDESK, encoded by the coding sequence ATGTCAATTGATTTTATTTTGGTTGAGCCCAAACGTCCTGAAAATGTTGGTGCGGCCGCAAGGGCTTTGAAAACCATGGGGTTTAATGGGTTACGGATAGTTAATAGCCAGGCTCACCTGGTGCCAGAGGCGCAGTGGGTTGCTCATGGCGCGAAAGAAATACTGGCAAATGTACAACATTTTAATCAGTTGCAAGAGGCCACGGCAGATCTTGATTTTACAGTAGCCACTACCGTCAAAAAGCGCAGCACTAAACGTCATTATTATACGCCTGAAGAGGTTAAGCAGCTGATTGAGGCAAAAGGAACAACCGTTAAGTCAGTAGGGATTGTGTTTGGGCGGGAAGAAAGTGGTTTAACTTCAGAAGAAGTACAACACTGTGATATTGCCAGTAGTATTCCATTAGCTAACCCTCAGCCATCCCTAAACCTTGGTCAAAGTGTCATGCTTTACGCCTATATTTTGTCCAAAGTGGCAGTTGACCATAATCTGGAATTATCCGCGCCAGAAGGGCAAATGAAAGCACTAAAAGCCAAGTTAGCTCAGGTATTTGAATATTTGGCAATTTCTTCTACTGCAGTGGAGTATCGTTGGGCAATGGAAAGGTTAGGTGCACTGGCAGAAAAAGATATCCATTTTTTACATACTTTTTCTAGTGATATATTAAAGCAGTTTGATGACGATGAAAGTAAATAA
- a CDS encoding M14 family metallopeptidase, translating into MHISDQFDGGNITVVSLEDADNIQLEIKRDHQSDFYQWFYFRFVGEVGEKYQFHITNAANAAYADGWDGYQVLASYDRENWFRMPTQYENGVLSVKFGLEEASLFFAYFEPYSYERHLDLLQAAMVDERVSIHLLGQTLDGRDLNMLQVGEATAPYKVWLIARQHPGETMAEWFIEGTLEALLNPNLGVARQLLKQTVFYIVPNMNPDGSVRGHLRTNAAGINLNREWQNPSLEKSPEVFLVRKKMHEIGGDIFLDIHGDEVLPYNFVVTAEGIPNYSDYIANLEQRFKDVLLQVTPEFQVEHGYPVDQPGQANLSMAASYLANHFQTLSMTLEMPFKDNQLLADPLTGWSAERSKQLGKDVLISIWQTLELIER; encoded by the coding sequence ATGCATATCAGTGATCAGTTTGACGGTGGAAATATAACCGTTGTCTCCTTAGAAGATGCTGACAATATCCAGCTGGAAATAAAAAGAGATCATCAGTCTGATTTTTATCAGTGGTTTTATTTTAGGTTCGTTGGTGAAGTGGGCGAAAAGTACCAGTTTCATATTACCAATGCAGCAAATGCTGCCTATGCAGATGGGTGGGATGGCTATCAAGTACTTGCCAGTTATGATCGAGAAAACTGGTTTCGGATGCCCACTCAATATGAAAATGGTGTGTTATCAGTCAAGTTTGGGCTAGAAGAAGCAAGCCTGTTTTTTGCCTATTTTGAACCTTATTCCTATGAAAGACATTTGGATTTACTACAAGCTGCAATGGTAGATGAGCGTGTATCCATCCATCTGTTAGGGCAAACGCTTGATGGTAGAGATCTTAATATGTTGCAAGTAGGAGAAGCGACAGCCCCTTATAAGGTTTGGCTGATTGCTCGGCAGCACCCTGGGGAAACCATGGCTGAGTGGTTTATTGAAGGAACCCTGGAAGCCTTATTAAACCCTAATTTGGGGGTGGCCAGGCAGCTACTCAAACAAACTGTATTTTATATTGTGCCGAATATGAACCCTGATGGTAGTGTAAGAGGGCATTTGCGGACCAATGCAGCAGGTATTAATTTAAATAGGGAGTGGCAAAATCCATCTCTAGAAAAAAGCCCCGAAGTATTTTTGGTAAGAAAGAAAATGCATGAAATAGGGGGAGATATCTTTTTAGATATCCATGGTGATGAAGTATTGCCTTATAATTTTGTTGTAACAGCCGAAGGCATACCTAATTACAGTGACTATATTGCTAACCTAGAGCAGCGGTTTAAAGATGTACTTTTACAGGTAACTCCTGAGTTTCAAGTAGAACACGGTTATCCAGTTGATCAGCCAGGCCAAGCGAACCTGTCAATGGCAGCCAGTTATTTAGCCAATCACTTTCAAACCTTGTCAATGACATTGGAAATGCCGTTTAAGGATAACCAGTTACTGGCTGATCCTCTAACAGGCTGGTCAGCTGAGCGTTCCAAGCAGTTAGGTAAAGATGTGTTAATCTCAATTTGGCAGACGTTAGAGTTGATAGAAAGGTAG
- a CDS encoding substrate-binding periplasmic protein — translation MAKLLFILMIIHWLPFTLSSFAAPVIKVYTTDEPPLNFSTGKSKDSAAGTEVSGFATDIVREILTLTHNTTTPIVLLPWARAYQYTLHSENVFLFSMGRTKQREQLFQWIGPLAEKKAALYSTQQTQVTINSLDDAKAVSSIATVIDDSKEQYLKSQGFTNLSSSPKWSQAIQKLFINRAALLAQTDLDIPFIIREVGYSINAIKPVYKLYKFQLFIGTSKKTSAQLVNQWQQALNTLKKNGRFKELIKKWSHHYQLTNWQFQNGMLQVND, via the coding sequence ATGGCTAAGCTCCTGTTTATATTAATGATAATACATTGGCTTCCCTTTACTCTGAGTTCCTTTGCTGCGCCTGTTATTAAGGTATACACTACTGATGAACCTCCTCTCAACTTTTCTACTGGCAAAAGTAAAGATTCAGCAGCAGGTACTGAGGTATCAGGTTTTGCCACAGATATTGTTAGAGAAATTCTTACACTTACCCACAATACCACCACACCTATCGTCTTACTGCCATGGGCTAGGGCCTATCAATATACATTACATAGCGAAAATGTATTTTTATTTAGTATGGGCCGCACTAAGCAGCGAGAACAGCTATTTCAATGGATCGGTCCACTGGCGGAAAAAAAAGCGGCTTTATATAGTACCCAACAGACTCAAGTCACCATTAATTCACTGGATGATGCGAAAGCTGTCAGTAGTATTGCAACCGTTATTGATGACTCTAAAGAACAGTACTTAAAAAGCCAGGGGTTTACTAATTTAAGTAGTAGCCCAAAATGGAGCCAAGCCATACAAAAGTTATTTATCAATAGAGCCGCCCTATTAGCTCAAACAGACTTAGATATTCCATTTATTATTCGAGAGGTCGGTTATTCAATTAATGCTATCAAGCCTGTTTATAAGCTTTATAAGTTCCAGCTGTTTATTGGCACTTCAAAAAAAACCTCAGCTCAATTAGTCAACCAATGGCAGCAAGCTTTAAACACTTTGAAAAAAAACGGTCGCTTCAAAGAGCTGATAAAAAAATGGTCACATCACTATCAGCTGACTAACTGGCAGTTCCAAAATGGAATGTTACAAGTCAATGATTAA
- a CDS encoding cytochrome b, with the protein MHLKNTQKQYGLVSILLHWLTALTIIGLFALGLYMVELDYYDPWYKQGPDLHKSIGLLLLVVLIFRTGWRLFTNSPKPLESHKIWERTLAHLTHIMLYLLILLVIFSGYLISTADGRPVSVFGWFDVPALVTGIDQLESYAGTVHYYLAFTLIGLASLHGLAAIKHHLFDKDDTLRRMLGTVKK; encoded by the coding sequence ATGCATTTAAAAAACACCCAGAAACAGTATGGTTTAGTGAGCATTCTGCTTCACTGGTTAACAGCCTTGACGATTATTGGCCTGTTTGCGTTAGGCCTGTATATGGTGGAACTTGATTATTATGACCCTTGGTATAAACAAGGCCCTGATTTACACAAAAGCATTGGGCTGCTACTTCTGGTTGTGCTGATTTTTCGAACTGGATGGAGGCTTTTTACAAACTCACCGAAGCCATTAGAAAGTCATAAAATTTGGGAGCGAACGCTTGCCCACTTAACGCATATAATGCTTTATTTACTAATCTTGCTGGTTATTTTTAGTGGCTACTTAATCTCGACTGCTGATGGCCGGCCAGTGAGTGTTTTTGGTTGGTTTGATGTACCAGCACTAGTCACTGGTATTGACCAGCTGGAAAGCTACGCAGGCACTGTACATTATTACCTGGCATTTACATTAATAGGCTTAGCATCTCTACATGGACTGGCAGCAATTAAACACCATTTATTTGATAAAGATGATACATTACGACGGATGTTAGGAACTGTAAAAAAATAA
- a CDS encoding YceI family protein, which yields MRLNKVAGMFMGFILLASSQLWAADYKIDTQGAHAFIQFRVKHLGYSWLYGRFNTFEGSFSYDEKKPEATKVNVTIDTASVDSNHAERDKHLRSDDFLDVKKYPKATFVSKKVIPKGDDKAVLVGDLTLHGVTKEVTIDVTAIGGGKDPWGGYRQGFQGSTSFKLKDFNIKKDLGPASQEVELILSIEGIRQG from the coding sequence ATGCGATTAAACAAAGTAGCTGGCATGTTCATGGGATTTATCCTACTAGCCTCAAGTCAGTTATGGGCTGCGGACTACAAAATTGATACCCAAGGTGCCCATGCGTTTATTCAGTTTAGGGTAAAGCACCTAGGCTATAGCTGGTTATATGGCCGCTTTAATACTTTTGAAGGGTCTTTCAGCTACGATGAGAAAAAGCCTGAAGCTACCAAAGTAAATGTCACTATTGATACTGCTAGTGTTGACTCTAACCATGCAGAGCGGGACAAACACTTACGCAGCGATGACTTTTTAGATGTAAAAAAATACCCTAAAGCCACTTTTGTTAGCAAAAAAGTCATACCAAAAGGTGATGATAAAGCCGTGTTAGTAGGTGACTTAACGCTTCATGGCGTAACCAAAGAAGTAACTATTGATGTAACCGCTATCGGCGGAGGAAAAGACCCATGGGGTGGCTACCGTCAAGGTTTCCAAGGCTCTACTTCCTTTAAACTAAAAGACTTCAATATCAAAAAGGACCTTGGGCCTGCTTCTCAAGAAGTTGAATTAATTCTCTCCATTGAAGGTATCCGTCAAGGTTAA
- a CDS encoding glycine betaine ABC transporter substrate-binding protein — protein MRLLFLVSLFWVSQWALGSVNNANTTITVGSKAFNEGYLLGELVAQKLETDGFKVERKLGLGKTVITYEALRYGDIDVYVEYTGTLAQAIFKLKNTPPLEQLNDLAKQHELKVLPSLGFNNTYALVMDKNKANKRGIRTLADLAKHPQLKFGLTHEFIKREDGWEKLAIHYQLNHQPVGIEHGLAYEAIQAEKIDITDAYSTDGDIDKFNLLLLEDNDSYFPRYDAVPLVRADANPVMVKSIEALSGILDEATMQRLNGEVVNQGKTFAEVAHQFLVSQGLKQTTEIQLVGPWQQLPKNILQHLKLTLIALAAACVLGIPLSIFCYRNRTVSRVVIYSTGLLQTIPSIALLALFIPLFGIGWLPAVVALFLYSLMPIVRSTTTALLTIDPVLKQVAVGMGLTHKEQLRKIYLPLALPAMFTGIKTAAVINIGTATLAAFIGAGGLGEPIVTGLALNDFQLVLYGAIPAALLAVITELFFELVEIRWIPAHLRDQWK, from the coding sequence ATGCGGTTACTGTTTTTAGTTAGTTTATTTTGGGTAAGTCAGTGGGCACTTGGGTCTGTTAATAATGCTAATACGACAATAACGGTAGGAAGTAAGGCATTTAATGAGGGCTATTTGTTAGGTGAGTTGGTCGCTCAAAAGCTGGAAACAGACGGCTTTAAGGTAGAGCGTAAACTGGGGTTGGGAAAAACAGTTATTACTTACGAAGCATTACGTTATGGCGATATTGATGTTTATGTTGAGTATACCGGCACTTTGGCCCAGGCTATTTTTAAACTGAAAAATACCCCACCTCTTGAGCAACTTAATGACTTGGCCAAGCAACATGAACTAAAAGTATTACCGAGTTTAGGGTTTAATAATACCTATGCGTTAGTGATGGATAAAAATAAGGCTAATAAACGAGGAATTAGAACACTTGCTGACTTAGCTAAACACCCTCAACTGAAATTTGGTCTGACCCACGAGTTTATTAAACGAGAAGACGGCTGGGAAAAACTAGCCATCCATTATCAGTTAAATCATCAGCCTGTTGGTATTGAACATGGCTTAGCTTATGAAGCCATTCAAGCGGAAAAAATTGATATTACCGATGCTTATTCTACAGATGGCGACATCGATAAGTTCAACCTGTTGCTGTTAGAAGATAACGATAGTTATTTCCCGCGTTATGATGCTGTGCCGTTAGTAAGAGCTGATGCAAACCCTGTGATGGTGAAAAGTATAGAGGCGTTATCAGGTATTCTTGATGAAGCAACTATGCAGCGTTTGAACGGTGAAGTGGTTAATCAGGGTAAAACCTTCGCTGAAGTTGCTCATCAGTTTTTAGTCAGCCAAGGGCTGAAGCAAACAACTGAAATACAATTAGTAGGACCCTGGCAGCAGTTACCAAAAAATATTCTGCAACACTTGAAATTGACATTAATTGCTTTGGCTGCTGCATGTGTTTTGGGTATTCCCCTAAGCATTTTCTGCTATCGTAATAGAACTGTCAGTCGGGTGGTTATTTATAGTACTGGACTATTACAAACAATTCCCTCTATTGCGCTATTGGCACTATTTATTCCACTATTTGGTATTGGTTGGTTACCCGCTGTTGTAGCGTTATTTTTGTATTCATTAATGCCTATTGTTCGAAGTACTACAACTGCTTTATTAACTATTGATCCGGTATTAAAGCAGGTAGCAGTTGGAATGGGGTTAACCCATAAAGAACAGCTGCGAAAAATTTATTTACCTTTGGCTTTACCTGCTATGTTTACTGGTATTAAGACTGCAGCAGTAATCAATATTGGTACTGCAACCTTGGCAGCGTTTATTGGTGCTGGTGGCTTGGGGGAGCCGATTGTTACAGGATTAGCGCTGAATGACTTTCAGTTGGTGTTATATGGAGCAATACCCGCTGCACTGCTTGCGGTGATAACTGAGTTGTTTTTTGAATTAGTAGAAATCCGCTGGATACCGGCTCACTTAAGGGATCAGTGGAAATAA
- a CDS encoding ATP-binding cassette domain-containing protein: MNTTRYGNELAVELAQVSVKYQQLAVFNQLDFALPQQQITAVVGESGCGKSTLLKLINGLVPPASGSIRLHGQSQTHPFNTTVRRGIGYAVQQIGLFPHLSAYENIALLAKLDDWQQQTIQQRVSYLAECMGLPSTLLQRYPHQLSGGQAQRVGLCRSLMVKPGILLLDEAFSAVDPITRKEVHERFLQLHQEEPRAVLLVTHDMREAVKIADKIAVMHKGEIVQHGTVSTVMDQPANDYIARLIKDHI; the protein is encoded by the coding sequence TTGAATACGACAAGATATGGCAATGAGTTAGCAGTTGAACTTGCTCAGGTAAGTGTAAAATATCAGCAACTGGCGGTGTTTAATCAGCTTGATTTTGCGCTTCCTCAACAACAAATTACAGCAGTGGTAGGTGAAAGTGGTTGTGGTAAGTCTACTCTACTAAAACTTATCAACGGACTAGTTCCTCCTGCTTCTGGCTCTATTCGACTCCATGGTCAGTCTCAAACTCATCCTTTTAATACAACAGTTCGACGAGGCATTGGCTACGCTGTTCAGCAAATAGGCTTATTTCCTCATTTGAGTGCTTACGAGAATATTGCTTTATTAGCAAAGCTAGATGATTGGCAACAGCAAACAATTCAACAGCGTGTGTCTTATCTTGCAGAGTGCATGGGATTACCCTCTACATTATTACAGCGTTATCCCCACCAACTGTCGGGTGGTCAGGCGCAGCGAGTAGGCCTGTGTCGGTCACTTATGGTAAAGCCGGGTATTTTATTATTAGATGAGGCTTTTTCAGCTGTTGATCCGATTACTCGTAAGGAAGTGCATGAACGGTTTTTACAATTACACCAAGAAGAGCCTAGAGCGGTATTGTTAGTCACCCATGACATGCGAGAGGCAGTGAAAATAGCTGATAAAATTGCGGTGATGCACAAGGGAGAGATTGTGCAGCACGGAACAGTGTCTACTGTTATGGATCAGCCCGCAAATGACTATATAGCACGTCTTATTAAGGATCATATTTAA
- a CDS encoding phytanoyl-CoA dioxygenase family protein: MDARVREINKPQQFNWSQQPGMASDAWQFYDENGFLIINDFIPKPICQQLMGQAEAIVDNHCQQENQQHKNNGEEQPVIFSTRQRQHDKSRYFIESANDIRCFYEELAMDDDGCLPRKKQHAINKIGHALHRFDPVFKQFVENHQLNQLINQLPLSVPKIIQSMIIFKQPYIGGEVNCHQDAAFLYTEPTSVIGLWLALEDATIENGCLYALPGGHRQGLAKRYCRQDGEMYMVDLQNIEWDTSAAIPLEVTQGSLIILNGLLPHFSKQNHSNRSRQALTLHLIDEERHYLEDNWLQVNN, encoded by the coding sequence ATGGACGCTAGAGTGCGAGAAATTAACAAGCCACAACAATTTAATTGGAGCCAGCAACCAGGAATGGCGAGTGATGCCTGGCAGTTTTACGATGAGAATGGTTTTCTTATAATCAATGATTTTATCCCTAAACCAATTTGCCAGCAATTAATGGGTCAAGCAGAAGCGATAGTTGACAATCACTGTCAACAAGAGAATCAACAGCACAAAAATAACGGTGAAGAACAGCCAGTCATTTTTTCAACCAGGCAGCGTCAACATGATAAGTCGCGCTACTTTATCGAATCAGCCAATGATATTCGTTGTTTTTATGAAGAGCTGGCAATGGATGATGATGGTTGTTTACCAAGGAAAAAACAGCATGCAATTAATAAAATTGGCCATGCTTTACATCGATTTGATCCGGTATTTAAGCAGTTTGTAGAAAACCATCAATTAAACCAATTAATAAACCAGCTGCCCTTGTCAGTACCTAAAATTATTCAGTCGATGATTATTTTTAAACAGCCTTATATTGGTGGTGAAGTTAATTGTCATCAAGATGCAGCATTTCTTTATACAGAACCGACTAGTGTAATAGGACTTTGGTTGGCTTTAGAAGATGCCACCATTGAAAATGGTTGTTTATACGCACTTCCTGGTGGTCATAGGCAAGGACTTGCTAAACGTTATTGTCGTCAGGATGGCGAAATGTATATGGTTGACCTGCAAAATATAGAATGGGATACCAGTGCGGCTATTCCTTTAGAAGTAACGCAAGGGAGTTTGATTATATTAAATGGTTTGTTGCCACATTTTAGCAAACAGAACCATTCCAACCGATCTCGTCAGGCATTGACACTGCACTTGATTGACGAAGAGCGTCATTATTTAGAGGATAACTGGTTACAGGTGAATAATTAA
- a CDS encoding carbohydrate binding domain-containing protein, whose product MTRPMSETTMRLKNKKSPITVLLSAVLVSQAAATVINVSATEDLFSPINGSYQQYGSISKAEAEYTQAKREVDLQLETVDGKIVFPEQTTLNLFSGESFNLQVKRREQSTTNNVEIIYGYVFDSGFDHIKNYSNVIFTINHDTNKLTGLIETEYDSYLVQPNENGRYTISKQRMPEMLDQHVLPAQNWQVAEFQGRDKTAKGETDKKGNFIIDVYLGFSNQAASKVGDPKAEAEKYVASVNNGLTNSGVNNIKLRLVGIGITDQNPGVIGDVLGKVEKWFAADVEKYAPDLVGVVQMPTKHPDSTAGWAGVTGYTQVVGAPWPNAWRHEVGHNVGGWHCYEADKAKRWPYAFGYNNGKTRTHMCGNSSNFYSNPDIKDANGLPLGDKNTANLVRLWKERAAEMSSRRKHTIPFPDDINNPNPKPDPKPDPKPDPKPDPNPDPKPDPKPDPKPDPKPDPKPDPKPDPKPDPKPDPKPDPKPDPKPDPKPDPKPDPKPDPKPNPMCKKPDLVKDNLIREPDFNELNPWKRFYTKSIKHAVEQMKKDCGLDNWLKVTDRKQYYDGALQKLAKPLEENKEYLFSAKVKLPKGAEKDLAMVTLLLKNDLGAYYYQYLAINQVDENVKELKKQFKVNTLGKVTAAYIVLFGPKADKALLIDEVKISPINDKPNPDPDPKPDDNKVFEHGFENDLNGWQSAFKMGKLERTNKMSHQGQWSVQVTDRNHWYAGLSLKTNDILKANTDYKISLSASLGADAKSGQMLDVQLFYVDDDGYHWQRINNMKLPKGDKWYELAADFNLKPKGKLKTAELYIFGPEPKVDFYVDSIKLEKK is encoded by the coding sequence ATGACCCGACCCATGAGCGAAACAACGATGAGACTAAAAAATAAAAAGTCACCTATCACTGTGCTGCTTTCGGCAGTTTTGGTTTCTCAAGCTGCTGCAACTGTTATAAATGTGTCAGCGACTGAAGACCTGTTCTCACCAATTAATGGTAGTTATCAGCAGTATGGCTCTATCTCTAAGGCTGAGGCTGAATACACACAGGCGAAACGAGAAGTTGATCTGCAGCTTGAAACTGTGGATGGAAAAATAGTTTTTCCAGAGCAAACAACGCTGAATTTATTTTCAGGAGAATCATTTAATCTGCAGGTGAAGCGACGGGAGCAGTCGACTACTAATAATGTAGAAATTATTTATGGATATGTGTTTGATAGTGGTTTTGATCATATTAAAAACTATAGCAATGTTATTTTCACAATTAACCACGACACCAATAAGCTAACAGGGCTGATTGAAACTGAATATGATAGCTATTTAGTACAGCCAAATGAAAATGGCCGATACACGATCAGCAAGCAGCGAATGCCTGAAATGCTAGACCAGCATGTACTACCTGCTCAAAACTGGCAAGTGGCTGAGTTCCAAGGTAGAGATAAAACGGCTAAAGGTGAAACCGACAAAAAAGGTAATTTCATTATCGATGTATATCTTGGTTTTTCCAATCAGGCAGCAAGCAAAGTGGGTGATCCTAAAGCAGAGGCAGAAAAGTATGTGGCTTCTGTAAATAACGGTTTGACAAACTCAGGCGTTAATAATATTAAGTTAAGGCTAGTGGGGATTGGTATAACCGATCAAAATCCAGGTGTTATTGGTGATGTATTAGGTAAAGTTGAAAAGTGGTTTGCAGCTGATGTAGAAAAGTATGCCCCTGATTTAGTCGGTGTAGTGCAAATGCCTACTAAACATCCAGATAGTACTGCAGGATGGGCAGGGGTAACGGGTTATACCCAAGTAGTTGGTGCGCCATGGCCGAATGCCTGGCGTCATGAAGTAGGCCATAACGTAGGGGGCTGGCACTGTTATGAGGCAGATAAAGCGAAACGGTGGCCGTATGCATTTGGTTACAATAACGGTAAAACCCGTACCCATATGTGTGGAAATTCTTCCAACTTTTATTCAAACCCTGATATTAAAGATGCTAATGGTTTACCCCTCGGTGATAAAAATACGGCAAATTTAGTGCGGTTATGGAAAGAGCGTGCGGCAGAAATGTCTAGCCGACGGAAGCACACTATCCCTTTTCCAGATGATATTAATAACCCTAATCCGAAACCGGACCCAAAACCTGATCCTAAGCCGGACCCAAAACCCGATCCTAATCCGGACCCAAAACCCGATCCTAAGCCGGACCCAAAACCCGATCCTAAGCCGGACCCAAAACCTGATCCTAAGCCGGACCCAAAACCTGATCCTAAGCCGGACCCAAAACCTGATCCTAAGCCGGATCCAAAACCTGATCCTAAGCCAGACCCAAAACCCGATCCTAAGCCAGATCCAAAACCCAACCCTATGTGTAAAAAGCCTGACTTGGTGAAGGATAATTTAATTAGAGAACCAGACTTTAATGAACTCAACCCCTGGAAGCGCTTTTATACCAAATCAATTAAACATGCTGTTGAGCAAATGAAAAAAGACTGTGGGCTAGATAATTGGCTTAAGGTGACTGACCGTAAACAATATTATGATGGGGCATTACAAAAACTAGCAAAACCATTAGAAGAAAATAAAGAGTATCTATTTAGCGCTAAGGTAAAACTACCTAAAGGAGCTGAAAAAGATTTAGCAATGGTCACTTTATTGTTAAAAAATGATTTGGGTGCTTACTATTACCAGTATTTAGCCATTAATCAGGTAGATGAAAATGTTAAGGAGCTGAAAAAACAATTTAAAGTTAATACATTGGGTAAAGTAACAGCAGCTTATATTGTCTTATTTGGCCCTAAAGCTGATAAAGCATTGTTAATTGATGAGGTGAAAATTTCTCCAATCAATGATAAACCTAATCCAGACCCAGACCCGAAGCCTGATGATAACAAGGTGTTTGAGCATGGCTTTGAAAATGATTTAAATGGATGGCAATCTGCATTTAAAATGGGCAAGCTTGAGCGTACGAATAAAATGAGCCATCAAGGCCAGTGGAGTGTTCAAGTAACCGATCGTAACCATTGGTATGCGGGCCTGTCACTGAAAACTAACGATATTTTAAAAGCAAATACAGACTATAAAATTTCACTTTCTGCGAGCTTGGGAGCGGATGCGAAGTCAGGCCAAATGCTGGATGTACAGTTATTTTATGTAGATGACGATGGCTACCATTGGCAGCGTATAAATAACATGAAGCTTCCCAAAGGAGATAAGTGGTACGAGCTAGCAGCCGATTTTAATTTAAAACCAAAAGGCAAACTTAAAACGGCAGAGCTGTATATTTTTGGTCCTGAGCCAAAAGTTGATTTTTATGTCGATAGTATTAAGTTAGAGAAAAAATAA